The genomic stretch GAGCGACGCACGTGCAAGCAGGATGTCCCATTGCCCGGTCGGCTGGGGAGCCGACGGCAGGCGGCTGGGCGGCACCGGCATAACGCCGATATCGCCTGCATTACCGCCTACGCCACGCAGACAGTCGCCGTCGACGGCGATGCCGCCGCCGATTGCCGGCCCGAGAAACAGATAGATGAAGTCGTCAGATTGACGGCCGCGGCCGTAAAACAGTTCGGCAATGGCTGCGGCGTTGCCGTCGTTCTCGCTGAATACCGGCAACGAGAGTGCATGCCCGAGTTCGCTGGCGAAATCCACCTCGTCCCAGGCGCGGAAGGTCTGAGCCGGCAGGCCGAGTTCGCGCAGCCAGCAGCCAAGGTTAAAGGGTTGCGCGACGCCGATGCCAGCCAGTCGTTCGCGCTCACGCGGCGAAAGGCGTTGCAGTATGTCCCGGATGTCGCCCGTCACGATGCTCAGCACCTTGTCAGGATGGGGCAGAACCATATCGTGCCCGCTGCGGGCCAGCACCTCGCCGGCGAAGTTCACCAGCACGGTTTCGATGCTGGTCCGGTCTAGCCGTACGCCGATGCCGAAAGCGCCCCGGGGAGCCAACTGGATCAGGGAGGCGGGCTGGCCGCGCTGGCCCTCGACGCGGCGGCCGGTGAATTCGATCAGGCCGGCCGTGCCGAGTGAGCTGACGATGGTGCCCACCGCCGTGCCTGTCAGGTTGGCCTGACGGGCCAGATCGGCCTTCGATGCCGGCTGCGTGCGCCGCAGCGCCTGCAACAGCAGCCGCTCGTTGTAACGGCGTACGTTAGCCGAGTTGCTGCCGCGGCCGACATGGGGATGCCTCACGAGTCTCCTCCAGACCGGGTGACGTCCCCGGATGATTAAATAAATCAGGTGGATTTATTTAATCATCCGGCAGGATGCTGGGGAATAAGGGTTTGTACGAGGAGTGGCCGGAAAGAACCGAAGCGGGGCGTTTCTGCGGAGGCTGACAACCGCGTGCGGTGTCGCATGCCTGCTTGACGAAAGCATCCTACATTCGCTATCCAGAACCGAGTGAACGAGAAAGGTTGCCTGTGGCGGAAACGTTCCGATCGACGGCGGACCACTTCTCGGGTTCAGCAACGGGCCGGGTTCGGCCAAAGGAGACGTTCGACGTTGCGCTGAAGATCGTCGACCTGATACAGCGCTCGAATGTCAGATGCCGATAGACGGTCCGCCGATCTGCTGCATCACTGTGCGCAACGCGACATGGGCGCTATCGAGCGGTCGGCTTCCCTTGCGGGCGAGGTTGACCGCAGGTGCCATCCAGGGGTGGGCGAACGCGACAACGGTTGCGCCTGCTTCATACGCTTCATCCGCCGATGCTGCGATAGCAGCGAAGCATTTGTCGATGTCGTTATCTTTGAATAGCGCCCACACCCGCGCAACGTGGATGACGTCTACTGACGTAGCAATGCCGCTCGCGTGCTGCGCGAAAAGTCGTCTGGTCGACTCGATGGCAGACTCAACAGCACACAACACGGCGATTTTGCCGCCAACTTTCCCTGCCGCAGCGGCCAACGCGGCATCTGCTCTCACAATAGGAATTGGCGGACTTTCAATTTCTTCGACAGCAGGCCCAAGCGTAGCGCAAGTCAGGATGACGGCGTCTGAGTCGGCCGCCAGACCCAGAAGGCAACGATTTGTCTGCGCCCTCAAGTCGGCTGAAAACGTCTCCGCATGTTGGACGGCCTCACGGAGATCCGACCGTACTTCGTGGCGGAGATCGTCGACCCGCAAGCCAAGGTTTTTGGCCGCGTCCTCGAATATACGTCTGTTGCCATCGATCGTGTGCAAAAGCGATATGCGCATCACCAGTTACCTTCGTTAGATTGCTCATCTCAGTTTCGTCGCTTCCGCGACCGCGGTCGAGCCCGTTGACTCACAGGTATTGTTTCAACGTCGCGCCCGCCTAACAAGGCAACTTCTCCTACCGGTATGTTTGGTACCTCCCTTGACTCATAGCTATCCAAAACCCGCCGACAATGGGAGTGTAAATGGCCGTTTCCGGGCGCGTGAGTGTGCGCTCCAGGTCGGTTTATAGCGGTCGCGCGTTAAGTCGATCGGGCGGTCCGCGTGACACTGGAGTAGGCCGAGTGCGGCAAGATACGGACTCTGGAATCTGGTCCGTGGATCGTTGACAATATGACGCAACTTTGAAAAACAATGGATCCGGGGAACGCTGAAATCAGCATGAAATCTACCTTCGAACAAAAGTCTACGCTTCCGGTAAGCGCTGCCGAAGTGTGGCGCCGCGTGACGACACCGGAAGGTATTAACGACGAGTTGTTTCCGTGGTTGCGGATGACGATTCCAGGTGGATTGCGGGGCAAGGCAATCGACCAATTGCCGTGTGGACAGTACCTTGGCCGAAGCTGGTTCCTCGCGCTAGGTGTGCTCCCAGTGGATTTTGACGACATAACCCTGGCTGAGGTGGGACCGGATTACAGGTTTAAGGAAACGTCGCGCATGCTTGGGATACGAGTGTGGGTGCATGAACGGACGATCCGTGACATAAGCGGCGGAAGCGAGGTGCATGATCGACTGACGTTCGAATTGCGCCGGCCGGGTGCATGGATACCGGGGTGGCGGCACGCTACGATGGGTATGTTGAAGTTTCTTTTTCGACATCGCCATGCGCGATTGATCCGATGGGCGGCGATTGGCGATCGCTAGAATGTTTCTCTTGGCCGTTGGGATAGCGGATGGTGAACCCTGCAGACGGATGCCGGCCAACAGGAAAACTTTAAGACCGCATCGGATCGGTCTGATGCGATCGTCATTCGTCTCAGTGCGGCCATGAAGCGACGATCCCGAAGTTAGTTCGATTGTCTGCTTATTGATCTCTTAGGAACACTCCCGTCTTAGCCAACAAGCGCTTCTGCGTTACGTCCCTGAGCCGCATGCGCTCCGCTGGCGTAAGAAACGCCGCGCCGGCCCAGGCAAATTGCTCGACCGGCAGCATCGGGATCCACTAATGCTCAACACCCACACTTCCACTGCGGCTGCGTCAACGTCATCCCGTGCAGCCCCTTGTACGCGGCGACCGGGGGTGAGGTCCATCCCTCCAGCATCTGCGGAGCGAGCCGGTAGATCTCGATGCCGAGCGGACGGCATACCTCCAGCGGATCGCGCGCGTCCGGCCCCCACATCGGCAACGACAGATCGCCGCCCGGGCAGGTAGACAGCGCACACAGCAGGTCGATTTCCGCGAAGAACTCGAGGTAATCACCCTTCTTCGCGGGGCATGCCTTCATGAAGTACTTGTCTTCGAGATTCAGCCCGGTGCACTGGAACACGTTCAGCACGTCGTGCACGTCGTATTCGGTCAAGCCATACGGAGCGATTGCGCGCGTCAGGTTCGAGTGGCAGTGGAAATGGAAATCCTCGCCAGTCAGCATGCGGTTCACGTACGGATCGCAACGCGTGCCGAGCAGGTCGTGAACGCGGCCGCCATGCTCGTCGACGCCGTAGTCGGCCAGGCTGTCGTCCGTGATGGTCACCATCGGACGCAGGAACGGCAGGGTCGACCACAGACGGTCGTAGGTGCTGACGTGCGCCTGTTGCAACTGGCGGGTGCGCGAGGCCCACATGCGCTCGCGCGGGTTGTGCTGGTTCCACATGTTCAGGTCGGCGACTTGCGGGCCTTCGATCGTCACAATCCGGAACACGTGACCGGCCGGCACGGTCCACGCCTGACCCGAACGGATCGGCACGACGATGGATTCGACTAGGGTGCGCGTATCGTGCTCAGAGGCAATGCGCTGATAAAACGCTTTGTCAGGGTCGAGGGCGGATCCCTTGGTGGACTGATAGGCGGCGGGGTAGTTCAACATGAGGGAGACTCCTTCATAAGACATGCGGACGGGCTACGCCTGCGACGCGCTGTAGCCCGTTTGGGCAGTGGCCGTTATCGGTGAATGAAATTGGAATGAGGGTGTAACGAATTAGAGGTAATCGAGCAGCGCGTGTTCCGATTGCTTCAGGTAATCAGCGAGTGCGACGCTGGCTTCTGCGGTGCGGCCGCTCGCGATCAACTCCAGAATCTGCTGATCCTTCGCTATCCAGGGACGCTGGAAGCGCCGCTCGTCAGGGGCGGAGGCGAACACGAGACGCAGTTGCGCCAGAATCGTTGTGAAGAACGTGTCGAACAGCGGGCTGCCGAGCAGTTGCACGATGCGCCGGTGAAACAGCAGGCTGTAGGTGCCGACGCTGCGCCAGTCGCCTTCGTCCGCCGCCGCTTGCGCGTGCACGACTGCGTCGCGCATTGCTGCGATTTCATCTTCCTCGATCGGATCCTCGCGCAAGAGGGCTTGCAGTTCGAGCGTGCGTCGTACCCGGTAGATGTCACGCACATCGTGGCGCGTCAGGGTACGCACAATCACGCCGCGATGCCGGTAATGCACCGCGAGCCCTTCGCGGCACAAAAGACGCAGCGCTTCCCGCAGCGTGTTGCGCGAGACGTCGTGCGCCTGGGTGAGATCGTTCTCGATGAGTGCGGTGCCCGGCGGCAATTTGCCTTCGATGATCTGGTCGCGGATCGCCGACAGGATCCTGTCCGTGACTGATTGCTCGGGCTCTTGGCCAGTGAGGGCGGTAACAGTTGAGTGCGAGGTGGGCATACGGTGTTTTATGCAAGATGGACGTCTTTGAGGAAGCTGGCGATCCGCGAAGTCTTGTCGAGGGTCGCCAGTTCGTGCGGCGGCGCGTCGCTCACGATCGTGCCCGCTTCCATGAACACGATACGGTCTGAAATACGGAACGCAAAGTTGATTTCGTGTGTGACGATGATCATGGTCATGCCTTCCCGGGCGAGTTCCTCAATGACCTTCAGTACTTCGTTGACCAGTTCCGGATCGAGCGCCGAGGTCGGTTCGTCGAACAGGACAATCGACGGCTGCATCGCCAGTGCCCGCGCAATCGCGACGCGCTGCTGCTGACCGCCGGACAACTGATGCGGATACTTGTTCGCGTGCGCGGCCATGCCTACCTTCGCCAGCAAGCGCATGCCGGATTCGTCGAGCGGGGCTCCGTTCAGACGCCCGTGATAGCGGGGCGCGAGCGTCACATTCTGCAGCACCGTCTTATGCGGAAACAGGTTGAAGCTCTGAAACACCATGCCGATATCGAGGATGCCGCGCATGTACTGCGCATGCGGCACCTTGCCATGCCTCGCGCGTGGCGGCCACAGGAACGCCTCGTCATGCAGGCGCACTTCGCCGCCGTCGAGCGTCTCGAGGCCATTCAGCGTGCGGATCAGCGAAGTCTTGCCCGAACCCGACGGGCCGATGATCGACACCACTTCTCCTGCGCGCACGGTCAAGTCGATCCCCTTGAGCACTTCATGATCGCCGTAGCGCTTGTGGATGCCGAGGGCTTCCAGCGCACGCGCCGCGCTGCTGGCTCGCGTCGTGCGAACGCCGTTCGCTGCGTGCACGGGCCGTGGTGTTTCCACAGGAATGAAGGCGGCCGCAGCCTGCGTGCGGCGCGTGACATCGAGGTGCTTCTCGAGCATCTTCAACGCATGGCCGAATACGGTGACGATCAGCACATAGTAGAACGAGACGGCCAGCATCGTCTCGAGCACCTTGAAGTTCTGCGTGTACAGGCGTTCGCCGACCAGCAGGATTTCTGCCAGCGAAATGACGGACACGAGCGACGTCAGCTTGACGATCGTAATGTACTCATTGATGAGTGCGGGCAACGCGATGCGAAACGCCTGCGGCAGCACGATCAGCCGTTGCAGGCCGACGAAGCGGATGCCGAGCGCCTTGCCCGCTTCGAGCTGGCCCTTCTGGAGCGACAGCAGGCCGCCACGATGAATCTCGGCGATGTAGGCCGCTTCGCTGATCGAGAGCGCCAGCAGGCCGGCCCAGAACGGGTCGGACAACACGCCGCCCGTGCTGGGCAGCACCTGCGGCAGGTTATAGACGAAGATCAGCAGTACCAGCAGCGGCAGGCTGCGAAAGAGCCAGATGTAGGTGCTGCATGCCACGCGTAGCGGCATGAACGCAGACTGTTTACCGAGTGCAAGTGCGAAACCCGCGACAATGCCGATCAGCCAGGTCGCGGCGCTCAGTTCGACCACGAGCCAGGTGGCTTTCCAGAAGGCGGCGTCGAACAAAAGCGAAGCTGTGTAGTGCCAGTCGAATACCATGTGCTTCCCCTCACGGCGCGCAGCCACGAGGGCACGGGAGAGTGCCCGGCCTCAGGCTGCGCGCGCTACGTGCAGTTAGTTCAATGCCGTACCGAGCGCCTGGGCGATGTCATTGCCGGTTGGCTCGGCGACGTTGTACTGCTTGAGTAGTGCCTGGTATTCGCCCGCCTGCTTCATCGACGCAAACGCGGTCTTCAACTGGGCGAGCAGCGCGTCATTGCCTTTCTTGACGCCGAGGCCGATGACGACCGGATAGAGCGGGGTCGCTGACGTA from Paraburkholderia sp. IMGN_8 encodes the following:
- a CDS encoding ROK family protein — encoded protein: MRHPHVGRGSNSANVRRYNERLLLQALRRTQPASKADLARQANLTGTAVGTIVSSLGTAGLIEFTGRRVEGQRGQPASLIQLAPRGAFGIGVRLDRTSIETVLVNFAGEVLARSGHDMVLPHPDKVLSIVTGDIRDILQRLSPRERERLAGIGVAQPFNLGCWLRELGLPAQTFRAWDEVDFASELGHALSLPVFSENDGNAAAIAELFYGRGRQSDDFIYLFLGPAIGGGIAVDGDCLRGVGGNAGDIGVMPVPPSRLPSAPQPTGQWDILLARASLNALARHLRYRGESIETRADLEACVARQPAAVDEWIDDCIEALAPALRSMLCVLDVPVVILDADVDAGLIDTLMKRLRTALALGAPEARGTPELMRGTFGPDAGAIGAATLPMFFNFSPRAGILRGAGAEMQEVNHAPF
- a CDS encoding arylsulfatase → MRISLLHTIDGNRRIFEDAAKNLGLRVDDLRHEVRSDLREAVQHAETFSADLRAQTNRCLLGLAADSDAVILTCATLGPAVEEIESPPIPIVRADAALAAAAGKVGGKIAVLCAVESAIESTRRLFAQHASGIATSVDVIHVARVWALFKDNDIDKCFAAIAASADEAYEAGATVVAFAHPWMAPAVNLARKGSRPLDSAHVALRTVMQQIGGPSIGI
- a CDS encoding DUF1989 domain-containing protein; protein product: MLNYPAAYQSTKGSALDPDKAFYQRIASEHDTRTLVESIVVPIRSGQAWTVPAGHVFRIVTIEGPQVADLNMWNQHNPRERMWASRTRQLQQAHVSTYDRLWSTLPFLRPMVTITDDSLADYGVDEHGGRVHDLLGTRCDPYVNRMLTGEDFHFHCHSNLTRAIAPYGLTEYDVHDVLNVFQCTGLNLEDKYFMKACPAKKGDYLEFFAEIDLLCALSTCPGGDLSLPMWGPDARDPLEVCRPLGIEIYRLAPQMLEGWTSPPVAAYKGLHGMTLTQPQWKCGC
- a CDS encoding GntR family transcriptional regulator translates to MPTSHSTVTALTGQEPEQSVTDRILSAIRDQIIEGKLPPGTALIENDLTQAHDVSRNTLREALRLLCREGLAVHYRHRGVIVRTLTRHDVRDIYRVRRTLELQALLREDPIEEDEIAAMRDAVVHAQAAADEGDWRSVGTYSLLFHRRIVQLLGSPLFDTFFTTILAQLRLVFASAPDERRFQRPWIAKDQQILELIASGRTAEASVALADYLKQSEHALLDYL
- a CDS encoding amino acid ABC transporter permease/ATP-binding protein is translated as MVFDWHYTASLLFDAAFWKATWLVVELSAATWLIGIVAGFALALGKQSAFMPLRVACSTYIWLFRSLPLLVLLIFVYNLPQVLPSTGGVLSDPFWAGLLALSISEAAYIAEIHRGGLLSLQKGQLEAGKALGIRFVGLQRLIVLPQAFRIALPALINEYITIVKLTSLVSVISLAEILLVGERLYTQNFKVLETMLAVSFYYVLIVTVFGHALKMLEKHLDVTRRTQAAAAFIPVETPRPVHAANGVRTTRASSAARALEALGIHKRYGDHEVLKGIDLTVRAGEVVSIIGPSGSGKTSLIRTLNGLETLDGGEVRLHDEAFLWPPRARHGKVPHAQYMRGILDIGMVFQSFNLFPHKTVLQNVTLAPRYHGRLNGAPLDESGMRLLAKVGMAAHANKYPHQLSGGQQQRVAIARALAMQPSIVLFDEPTSALDPELVNEVLKVIEELAREGMTMIIVTHEINFAFRISDRIVFMEAGTIVSDAPPHELATLDKTSRIASFLKDVHLA